A window from Taeniopygia guttata chromosome 10, bTaeGut7.mat, whole genome shotgun sequence encodes these proteins:
- the RORA gene encoding nuclear receptor ROR-alpha isoform X5: MMCVVLAAMKAQIEIIPCKICGDKSSGIHYGVITCEGCKGFFRRSQQSNATYSCPRQKNCLIDRTSRNRCQHCRLQKCLAVGMSRDAVKFGRMSKKQRDSLYAEVQKHRMQQQQRDHQQQPGEAEPLTPTYNITTNGLTELHDDLSNYIDGHTPEGSKADSAVSSFYLDIQPSPDQSGLDINGIKPEPICDYTPASGFFPYCSFTNGETSPTVSMAELEHLAQNISKSHMETCQYLREELQQITWQTFLQEEIENYQNKQREVMWQLCAVKITEAIQYVVEFAKRIDGFMELCQNDQIVLLKAGSLEVVFIRMCRAFDSQNNTVYFDGKYASPEVFKSLGCEDFISFVFEFGKSLCSMHLTEDEIALFSAFVLMSADRSWLQEKVKIEKLQQKIQLALQHVLQKNHREDGILTKLICKVSTLRALCGRHTEKLMAFKAIYPDIVRLHFPPLYKELFTSEFEPAMQIDG, encoded by the exons CTCAAATTGAAATTATTCCATGCAAGATCTGTGGAGACAAATCATCAGGAATCCATTATGGTGTCATTACATGTGAAGGCTGCAAG GGCTTTTTCAGGAGGAGTCAGCAGAGCAATGCCACGTACTCGTGTCCTCGGCAGAAGAACTGTCTGATCGACCGGACCAGCCGGAACCGCTGCCAGCACTGTCGCCTACAGAAATGCCTTGCCGTGGGGATGTCTCGGGATG CTGTAAAGTTTGGTCGAATGTCAAAAAAGCAGAGGGACAGCCTGTACGCCGAGGTGCAGAAACACcgaatgcagcagcagcagcgggatcaccagcagcagccaggagaggcAGAACCACTCACACCAACATACAATATCACCACCAATGGGTTAACAGAGCTACATGACGACCTCAGTAATTACATTGATGGGCATACCCCTGAAGGTAGCAAAGCAGACTCTGCAGTTAGCAGCTTCTACTTAGACATACAGCCTTCTCCAGATCAGTCGGGTCTTGATATTAATGGAATCAAACCAGAACCAATATGTGACTACACACCAGCATCGGGCTTCTTCCCTTATTGTTCTTTTACAAATGGGGAGACCTCTCCAACTGTGTCCATGGCAGAATTAG AACATCTTGCACAGAATATTTCCAAGTCACACATGGAAACTTGCCAGTACTTGAGAGAGGAGTTACAGCAGATAACATGGCAAACTTTTCTGCAGGAAGAAATTGAGAACTATCAGAACAAG CAAAGGGAGGTAATGTGGCAGTTGTGCGCAGTCAAAATAACAGAAGCTATACAGTATGTAGTGGAATTTGCCAAACGCATTGATGGCTTTATGGAACTGTGTCAAAATGATCAAATTGTGCTTTTAAAAGCAG GGTCTTTAGAGGTTGTGTTCATCAGAATGTGCCGTGCCTTTGACTCCCAGAACAACACAGTCTACTTTGATGGCAAGTATGCTAGCCCAGAGGTTTTCAAGTCCTTAG GTTGTGAAGACTTCATTAGCTTTGTGTTTGAATTTGGAAAAAGTTTATGTTCTATGCACCTGACAGAAGATGAGATAGCTTTGTTTTCTGCGTTTGTTTTAATGTCAGCAG ATCGCTCATGGCTTCAGGAGAAAGTAAAAATTGAAAAACTCCAACAGAAGATCCAGCTAGCACTTCAGCACGTCCTACAGAAGAACCACCGAGAAGATGGAATTCTTACAAAG TTAATATGCAAAGTGTCTACTTTAAGAGCACTGTGTGGACGACATACAGAAAAGCTTATGGCATTTAAAGCAATATACCCAGACATTGTGCGACTTCATTTTCCTCCACTTTACAAGGAGTTGTTCACTTCAGAGTTTGAGCCAGCAATGCAGATTGATGGGTAA
- the RORA gene encoding nuclear receptor ROR-alpha isoform X4 produces MMGKDCRESVERLCSSLAQIEIIPCKICGDKSSGIHYGVITCEGCKGFFRRSQQSNATYSCPRQKNCLIDRTSRNRCQHCRLQKCLAVGMSRDAVKFGRMSKKQRDSLYAEVQKHRMQQQQRDHQQQPGEAEPLTPTYNITTNGLTELHDDLSNYIDGHTPEGSKADSAVSSFYLDIQPSPDQSGLDINGIKPEPICDYTPASGFFPYCSFTNGETSPTVSMAELEHLAQNISKSHMETCQYLREELQQITWQTFLQEEIENYQNKQREVMWQLCAVKITEAIQYVVEFAKRIDGFMELCQNDQIVLLKAGSLEVVFIRMCRAFDSQNNTVYFDGKYASPEVFKSLGCEDFISFVFEFGKSLCSMHLTEDEIALFSAFVLMSADRSWLQEKVKIEKLQQKIQLALQHVLQKNHREDGILTKLICKVSTLRALCGRHTEKLMAFKAIYPDIVRLHFPPLYKELFTSEFEPAMQIDG; encoded by the exons CTCAAATTGAAATTATTCCATGCAAGATCTGTGGAGACAAATCATCAGGAATCCATTATGGTGTCATTACATGTGAAGGCTGCAAG GGCTTTTTCAGGAGGAGTCAGCAGAGCAATGCCACGTACTCGTGTCCTCGGCAGAAGAACTGTCTGATCGACCGGACCAGCCGGAACCGCTGCCAGCACTGTCGCCTACAGAAATGCCTTGCCGTGGGGATGTCTCGGGATG CTGTAAAGTTTGGTCGAATGTCAAAAAAGCAGAGGGACAGCCTGTACGCCGAGGTGCAGAAACACcgaatgcagcagcagcagcgggatcaccagcagcagccaggagaggcAGAACCACTCACACCAACATACAATATCACCACCAATGGGTTAACAGAGCTACATGACGACCTCAGTAATTACATTGATGGGCATACCCCTGAAGGTAGCAAAGCAGACTCTGCAGTTAGCAGCTTCTACTTAGACATACAGCCTTCTCCAGATCAGTCGGGTCTTGATATTAATGGAATCAAACCAGAACCAATATGTGACTACACACCAGCATCGGGCTTCTTCCCTTATTGTTCTTTTACAAATGGGGAGACCTCTCCAACTGTGTCCATGGCAGAATTAG AACATCTTGCACAGAATATTTCCAAGTCACACATGGAAACTTGCCAGTACTTGAGAGAGGAGTTACAGCAGATAACATGGCAAACTTTTCTGCAGGAAGAAATTGAGAACTATCAGAACAAG CAAAGGGAGGTAATGTGGCAGTTGTGCGCAGTCAAAATAACAGAAGCTATACAGTATGTAGTGGAATTTGCCAAACGCATTGATGGCTTTATGGAACTGTGTCAAAATGATCAAATTGTGCTTTTAAAAGCAG GGTCTTTAGAGGTTGTGTTCATCAGAATGTGCCGTGCCTTTGACTCCCAGAACAACACAGTCTACTTTGATGGCAAGTATGCTAGCCCAGAGGTTTTCAAGTCCTTAG GTTGTGAAGACTTCATTAGCTTTGTGTTTGAATTTGGAAAAAGTTTATGTTCTATGCACCTGACAGAAGATGAGATAGCTTTGTTTTCTGCGTTTGTTTTAATGTCAGCAG ATCGCTCATGGCTTCAGGAGAAAGTAAAAATTGAAAAACTCCAACAGAAGATCCAGCTAGCACTTCAGCACGTCCTACAGAAGAACCACCGAGAAGATGGAATTCTTACAAAG TTAATATGCAAAGTGTCTACTTTAAGAGCACTGTGTGGACGACATACAGAAAAGCTTATGGCATTTAAAGCAATATACCCAGACATTGTGCGACTTCATTTTCCTCCACTTTACAAGGAGTTGTTCACTTCAGAGTTTGAGCCAGCAATGCAGATTGATGGGTAA
- the RORA gene encoding nuclear receptor ROR-alpha isoform X8: protein MPSLRGISVTKKTHTSQIEIIPCKICGDKSSGIHYGVITCEGCKGFFRRSQQSNATYSCPRQKNCLIDRTSRNRCQHCRLQKCLAVGMSRDAVKFGRMSKKQRDSLYAEVQKHRMQQQQRDHQQQPGEAEPLTPTYNITTNGLTELHDDLSNYIDGHTPEGSKADSAVSSFYLDIQPSPDQSGLDINGIKPEPICDYTPASGFFPYCSFTNGETSPTVSMAELEHLAQNISKSHMETCQYLREELQQITWQTFLQEEIENYQNKQREVMWQLCAVKITEAIQYVVEFAKRIDGFMELCQNDQIVLLKAGSLEVVFIRMCRAFDSQNNTVYFDGKYASPEVFKSLGCEDFISFVFEFGKSLCSMHLTEDEIALFSAFVLMSADRSWLQEKVKIEKLQQKIQLALQHVLQKNHREDGILTKLICKVSTLRALCGRHTEKLMAFKAIYPDIVRLHFPPLYKELFTSEFEPAMQIDG from the exons CTCAAATTGAAATTATTCCATGCAAGATCTGTGGAGACAAATCATCAGGAATCCATTATGGTGTCATTACATGTGAAGGCTGCAAG GGCTTTTTCAGGAGGAGTCAGCAGAGCAATGCCACGTACTCGTGTCCTCGGCAGAAGAACTGTCTGATCGACCGGACCAGCCGGAACCGCTGCCAGCACTGTCGCCTACAGAAATGCCTTGCCGTGGGGATGTCTCGGGATG CTGTAAAGTTTGGTCGAATGTCAAAAAAGCAGAGGGACAGCCTGTACGCCGAGGTGCAGAAACACcgaatgcagcagcagcagcgggatcaccagcagcagccaggagaggcAGAACCACTCACACCAACATACAATATCACCACCAATGGGTTAACAGAGCTACATGACGACCTCAGTAATTACATTGATGGGCATACCCCTGAAGGTAGCAAAGCAGACTCTGCAGTTAGCAGCTTCTACTTAGACATACAGCCTTCTCCAGATCAGTCGGGTCTTGATATTAATGGAATCAAACCAGAACCAATATGTGACTACACACCAGCATCGGGCTTCTTCCCTTATTGTTCTTTTACAAATGGGGAGACCTCTCCAACTGTGTCCATGGCAGAATTAG AACATCTTGCACAGAATATTTCCAAGTCACACATGGAAACTTGCCAGTACTTGAGAGAGGAGTTACAGCAGATAACATGGCAAACTTTTCTGCAGGAAGAAATTGAGAACTATCAGAACAAG CAAAGGGAGGTAATGTGGCAGTTGTGCGCAGTCAAAATAACAGAAGCTATACAGTATGTAGTGGAATTTGCCAAACGCATTGATGGCTTTATGGAACTGTGTCAAAATGATCAAATTGTGCTTTTAAAAGCAG GGTCTTTAGAGGTTGTGTTCATCAGAATGTGCCGTGCCTTTGACTCCCAGAACAACACAGTCTACTTTGATGGCAAGTATGCTAGCCCAGAGGTTTTCAAGTCCTTAG GTTGTGAAGACTTCATTAGCTTTGTGTTTGAATTTGGAAAAAGTTTATGTTCTATGCACCTGACAGAAGATGAGATAGCTTTGTTTTCTGCGTTTGTTTTAATGTCAGCAG ATCGCTCATGGCTTCAGGAGAAAGTAAAAATTGAAAAACTCCAACAGAAGATCCAGCTAGCACTTCAGCACGTCCTACAGAAGAACCACCGAGAAGATGGAATTCTTACAAAG TTAATATGCAAAGTGTCTACTTTAAGAGCACTGTGTGGACGACATACAGAAAAGCTTATGGCATTTAAAGCAATATACCCAGACATTGTGCGACTTCATTTTCCTCCACTTTACAAGGAGTTGTTCACTTCAGAGTTTGAGCCAGCAATGCAGATTGATGGGTAA
- the RORA gene encoding nuclear receptor ROR-alpha isoform X7 — translation MSRDAVKFGRMSKKQRDSLYAEVQKHRMQQQQRDHQQQPGEAEPLTPTYNITTNGLTELHDDLSNYIDGHTPEGSKADSAVSSFYLDIQPSPDQSGLDINGIKPEPICDYTPASGFFPYCSFTNGETSPTVSMAELEHLAQNISKSHMETCQYLREELQQITWQTFLQEEIENYQNKQREVMWQLCAVKITEAIQYVVEFAKRIDGFMELCQNDQIVLLKAGSLEVVFIRMCRAFDSQNNTVYFDGKYASPEVFKSLGCEDFISFVFEFGKSLCSMHLTEDEIALFSAFVLMSADRSWLQEKVKIEKLQQKIQLALQHVLQKNHREDGILTKLICKVSTLRALCGRHTEKLMAFKAIYPDIVRLHFPPLYKELFTSEFEPAMQIDG, via the exons ATGTCTCGGGATG CTGTAAAGTTTGGTCGAATGTCAAAAAAGCAGAGGGACAGCCTGTACGCCGAGGTGCAGAAACACcgaatgcagcagcagcagcgggatcaccagcagcagccaggagaggcAGAACCACTCACACCAACATACAATATCACCACCAATGGGTTAACAGAGCTACATGACGACCTCAGTAATTACATTGATGGGCATACCCCTGAAGGTAGCAAAGCAGACTCTGCAGTTAGCAGCTTCTACTTAGACATACAGCCTTCTCCAGATCAGTCGGGTCTTGATATTAATGGAATCAAACCAGAACCAATATGTGACTACACACCAGCATCGGGCTTCTTCCCTTATTGTTCTTTTACAAATGGGGAGACCTCTCCAACTGTGTCCATGGCAGAATTAG AACATCTTGCACAGAATATTTCCAAGTCACACATGGAAACTTGCCAGTACTTGAGAGAGGAGTTACAGCAGATAACATGGCAAACTTTTCTGCAGGAAGAAATTGAGAACTATCAGAACAAG CAAAGGGAGGTAATGTGGCAGTTGTGCGCAGTCAAAATAACAGAAGCTATACAGTATGTAGTGGAATTTGCCAAACGCATTGATGGCTTTATGGAACTGTGTCAAAATGATCAAATTGTGCTTTTAAAAGCAG GGTCTTTAGAGGTTGTGTTCATCAGAATGTGCCGTGCCTTTGACTCCCAGAACAACACAGTCTACTTTGATGGCAAGTATGCTAGCCCAGAGGTTTTCAAGTCCTTAG GTTGTGAAGACTTCATTAGCTTTGTGTTTGAATTTGGAAAAAGTTTATGTTCTATGCACCTGACAGAAGATGAGATAGCTTTGTTTTCTGCGTTTGTTTTAATGTCAGCAG ATCGCTCATGGCTTCAGGAGAAAGTAAAAATTGAAAAACTCCAACAGAAGATCCAGCTAGCACTTCAGCACGTCCTACAGAAGAACCACCGAGAAGATGGAATTCTTACAAAG TTAATATGCAAAGTGTCTACTTTAAGAGCACTGTGTGGACGACATACAGAAAAGCTTATGGCATTTAAAGCAATATACCCAGACATTGTGCGACTTCATTTTCCTCCACTTTACAAGGAGTTGTTCACTTCAGAGTTTGAGCCAGCAATGCAGATTGATGGGTAA
- the RORA gene encoding nuclear receptor ROR-alpha isoform X6 yields the protein MRYQKFRAQIEIIPCKICGDKSSGIHYGVITCEGCKGFFRRSQQSNATYSCPRQKNCLIDRTSRNRCQHCRLQKCLAVGMSRDAVKFGRMSKKQRDSLYAEVQKHRMQQQQRDHQQQPGEAEPLTPTYNITTNGLTELHDDLSNYIDGHTPEGSKADSAVSSFYLDIQPSPDQSGLDINGIKPEPICDYTPASGFFPYCSFTNGETSPTVSMAELEHLAQNISKSHMETCQYLREELQQITWQTFLQEEIENYQNKQREVMWQLCAVKITEAIQYVVEFAKRIDGFMELCQNDQIVLLKAGSLEVVFIRMCRAFDSQNNTVYFDGKYASPEVFKSLGCEDFISFVFEFGKSLCSMHLTEDEIALFSAFVLMSADRSWLQEKVKIEKLQQKIQLALQHVLQKNHREDGILTKLICKVSTLRALCGRHTEKLMAFKAIYPDIVRLHFPPLYKELFTSEFEPAMQIDG from the exons CTCAAATTGAAATTATTCCATGCAAGATCTGTGGAGACAAATCATCAGGAATCCATTATGGTGTCATTACATGTGAAGGCTGCAAG GGCTTTTTCAGGAGGAGTCAGCAGAGCAATGCCACGTACTCGTGTCCTCGGCAGAAGAACTGTCTGATCGACCGGACCAGCCGGAACCGCTGCCAGCACTGTCGCCTACAGAAATGCCTTGCCGTGGGGATGTCTCGGGATG CTGTAAAGTTTGGTCGAATGTCAAAAAAGCAGAGGGACAGCCTGTACGCCGAGGTGCAGAAACACcgaatgcagcagcagcagcgggatcaccagcagcagccaggagaggcAGAACCACTCACACCAACATACAATATCACCACCAATGGGTTAACAGAGCTACATGACGACCTCAGTAATTACATTGATGGGCATACCCCTGAAGGTAGCAAAGCAGACTCTGCAGTTAGCAGCTTCTACTTAGACATACAGCCTTCTCCAGATCAGTCGGGTCTTGATATTAATGGAATCAAACCAGAACCAATATGTGACTACACACCAGCATCGGGCTTCTTCCCTTATTGTTCTTTTACAAATGGGGAGACCTCTCCAACTGTGTCCATGGCAGAATTAG AACATCTTGCACAGAATATTTCCAAGTCACACATGGAAACTTGCCAGTACTTGAGAGAGGAGTTACAGCAGATAACATGGCAAACTTTTCTGCAGGAAGAAATTGAGAACTATCAGAACAAG CAAAGGGAGGTAATGTGGCAGTTGTGCGCAGTCAAAATAACAGAAGCTATACAGTATGTAGTGGAATTTGCCAAACGCATTGATGGCTTTATGGAACTGTGTCAAAATGATCAAATTGTGCTTTTAAAAGCAG GGTCTTTAGAGGTTGTGTTCATCAGAATGTGCCGTGCCTTTGACTCCCAGAACAACACAGTCTACTTTGATGGCAAGTATGCTAGCCCAGAGGTTTTCAAGTCCTTAG GTTGTGAAGACTTCATTAGCTTTGTGTTTGAATTTGGAAAAAGTTTATGTTCTATGCACCTGACAGAAGATGAGATAGCTTTGTTTTCTGCGTTTGTTTTAATGTCAGCAG ATCGCTCATGGCTTCAGGAGAAAGTAAAAATTGAAAAACTCCAACAGAAGATCCAGCTAGCACTTCAGCACGTCCTACAGAAGAACCACCGAGAAGATGGAATTCTTACAAAG TTAATATGCAAAGTGTCTACTTTAAGAGCACTGTGTGGACGACATACAGAAAAGCTTATGGCATTTAAAGCAATATACCCAGACATTGTGCGACTTCATTTTCCTCCACTTTACAAGGAGTTGTTCACTTCAGAGTTTGAGCCAGCAATGCAGATTGATGGGTAA